Proteins encoded together in one Variovorax paradoxus EPS window:
- a CDS encoding amidohydrolase family protein encodes MKNKIALEEHFAIDLTIADSQVYARPEVWQGLKSNLLDFEQQRLEKMDEWGTEFSILSLNSPAVQGIPDAKRAIEVAQRANDVLAEQVKRHPTRFGGFAALPMQDPEASARELERCVNQLGFHGFLVNGFSQVGDENIVVYYDDARFNDFWTAAAALKKPFYMHPRDPLLAREPIYDGAHWLTGPTWAFAMETAIHALRLMSSGMFDRHPALQMILGHFGEGIPFNIWRVDHILRKGRRGMPCDKEIGEYLRSNVHITTSGNFRTPTLLSTMLEVGSDRIMYSVDYPFEKHEDAARWFDTCEISENDRQKIGRDNARKLFGLK; translated from the coding sequence ATGAAAAACAAGATCGCCCTCGAAGAGCATTTCGCGATCGACCTCACGATCGCCGACTCGCAGGTCTACGCCCGCCCCGAGGTGTGGCAAGGTCTCAAAAGCAACCTGCTCGATTTCGAGCAGCAGCGTCTCGAGAAGATGGACGAGTGGGGCACCGAGTTCTCGATCCTCTCGCTCAACTCGCCGGCGGTGCAGGGCATCCCCGACGCGAAGCGCGCCATCGAGGTGGCGCAGCGTGCCAACGATGTGCTGGCCGAGCAGGTCAAGCGCCACCCCACACGCTTCGGTGGATTCGCCGCGCTGCCGATGCAAGACCCCGAAGCCTCCGCGCGCGAGCTCGAGCGCTGCGTGAACCAGCTGGGTTTCCACGGCTTCCTTGTCAACGGCTTCTCGCAGGTCGGCGACGAGAACATCGTCGTCTACTACGACGACGCGCGCTTCAACGATTTCTGGACCGCCGCCGCCGCGCTGAAGAAACCGTTCTACATGCACCCGCGCGATCCGCTGCTGGCCCGCGAACCGATCTACGACGGCGCGCACTGGCTCACCGGCCCGACCTGGGCCTTCGCGATGGAGACGGCCATCCATGCGCTGCGCCTCATGTCCAGCGGCATGTTCGACCGCCACCCCGCGCTGCAGATGATCCTCGGCCATTTCGGCGAAGGCATTCCGTTCAACATCTGGCGCGTCGATCACATCCTGCGCAAGGGTCGCCGCGGCATGCCCTGCGACAAGGAGATCGGCGAGTACCTGCGCAGCAACGTGCACATCACCACCAGCGGCAACTTTCGCACGCCGACGCTGCTCTCGACGATGCTCGAAGTGGGCTCGGACCGCATCATGTACTCGGTCGACTACCCGTTCGAGAAGCACGAGGATGCGGCCCGCTGGTTCGACACCTGCGAGATCAGCGAGAACGATCGTCAGAAGATCGGCCGCGACAACGCCCGCAAGCTCTTCGGCCTGAAGTGA
- a CDS encoding Bug family tripartite tricarboxylate transporter substrate binding protein produces MNLEPTRRGAIAVMLFLLSAAPLAHAQGAAAKWPTQAVRFVVPFPAGSAPDVLIRHVGAKLGEKWGQGVIVDNKPGGSGVIGMNAILAAQSDGYTFGFVQGSAISVAPSTIKGVTYDFNRDFVPVTLAAVAPFMLAVPANSPYKTLADFVAAARAKPQGIEVADNGRGTAPHLASALLGLQLGAQFLEVHYPGGAQAMQATLGGQTQMMVETYNVVAGNVQGGRMRVLASMGDRVEAGLESFPLASKTVPGAVAHGWFAVIAKKGVDPLVLAKLNKDMNEALLLPDVIAKSRELGTYPRPGTPEQLARYIADDRKTWQDVLDKLNIKPE; encoded by the coding sequence ATGAACCTGGAACCCACGCGCCGAGGCGCCATCGCGGTGATGCTTTTTCTTCTCTCGGCGGCACCGTTGGCCCACGCGCAGGGCGCGGCTGCCAAGTGGCCGACCCAGGCCGTGCGCTTCGTGGTTCCGTTCCCCGCGGGGTCGGCGCCCGACGTGTTGATCCGCCACGTGGGCGCCAAGCTCGGCGAGAAATGGGGCCAGGGCGTGATCGTCGACAACAAGCCCGGCGGCAGCGGCGTGATCGGCATGAACGCGATCCTCGCGGCGCAAAGCGACGGTTACACCTTCGGCTTCGTGCAGGGCTCGGCCATCTCGGTCGCGCCGAGCACGATCAAGGGCGTGACCTATGACTTCAACCGCGACTTCGTGCCGGTCACGCTCGCGGCGGTCGCGCCCTTCATGCTCGCGGTGCCGGCGAACTCTCCCTACAAGACGCTGGCCGATTTCGTCGCCGCCGCGCGTGCCAAGCCGCAGGGCATCGAGGTGGCCGACAACGGCCGCGGCACCGCGCCGCATCTGGCTTCGGCATTGCTGGGCCTGCAATTGGGCGCGCAGTTCCTCGAAGTGCACTACCCCGGTGGCGCGCAGGCCATGCAAGCGACGCTCGGCGGCCAGACCCAGATGATGGTCGAGACCTACAACGTGGTCGCGGGCAATGTGCAGGGCGGCCGCATGCGCGTGCTGGCCAGCATGGGCGATCGCGTCGAGGCCGGGCTCGAATCGTTCCCGCTCGCGAGCAAGACGGTGCCCGGCGCGGTGGCGCACGGCTGGTTCGCGGTGATCGCGAAGAAGGGCGTCGACCCGCTCGTGCTCGCCAAGCTCAACAAGGACATGAACGAGGCGCTGCTGCTGCCCGACGTGATCGCCAAGTCGCGCGAGCTCGGAACCTACCCGCGCCCCGGCACCCCCGAACAACTGGCGCGCTACATCGCCGACGACCGCAAGACCTGGCAGGACGTGCTGGACAAGCTCAACATCAAACCGGAGTGA
- a CDS encoding MarR family winged helix-turn-helix transcriptional regulator — protein sequence MKTLPQDHDLEKAIPFLLARAGARMGNAFAKALKPYGLSLSEWRVCASLQHTPRQTLSELATHASTDLSALSRIVDRLVEHELMAREKCDNDKRAVRIALTERGLALTCELIPLAQHYEAVATSDFSAAEVKTLRAMLLRLYANATPLA from the coding sequence ATGAAAACCCTTCCACAAGATCACGACCTCGAAAAGGCCATCCCGTTCCTGCTGGCGCGCGCCGGCGCCCGCATGGGCAATGCCTTTGCGAAGGCGCTGAAGCCCTACGGGCTCAGCCTGAGCGAATGGCGCGTGTGCGCATCGCTGCAGCACACGCCGCGGCAGACGTTGTCCGAACTGGCAACCCACGCTTCCACCGACCTGTCGGCGCTCTCGCGCATCGTCGACCGGCTGGTGGAGCATGAATTGATGGCGCGCGAGAAATGCGATAACGACAAGCGCGCCGTGCGTATTGCATTGACCGAACGCGGCCTGGCGCTGACCTGCGAACTGATCCCGCTCGCGCAGCACTACGAAGCGGTGGCGACCTCGGACTTCAGCGCGGCTGAGGTGAAGACGCTGCGCGCGATGCTGCTGCGCCTGTACGCCAACGCGACGCCGCTCGCCTGA
- the rtcA gene encoding RNA 3'-terminal phosphate cyclase — translation MIELDGSQGEGGGQILRTSLALSVATGQPLAIEKIRAGRAKPGLMRQHLACVKAAAEISGALVEGAELGSQSLSFAPGPVRAGDYRFAIASAGSCMLVLQTVLPPLLLAGAPSTVHLSGGTHNPMAPPFHFLERAFAPLVRRLGADLQLTLRRCGFYPAGGGEVEATIVPASGALQAFDLMARGAQQSAHAECLAPGLPRHVPTRELDTLGGAMGWSGEQLRFGTARQNEGPGNALIATLAYEHVTEVFTAFGEKTLSAEQVAHGLVKELRSFQKSEAAVGPHLADQLALLLALAAWQSRKPAAFTCSEVTEHTRTNCAVIERFLPVRFAITDSRAASTVQVSPS, via the coding sequence ATGATCGAACTCGACGGTTCCCAAGGCGAGGGCGGCGGCCAGATCCTGCGCACCAGCCTCGCGCTGTCGGTGGCGACGGGCCAGCCGCTCGCCATCGAGAAGATTCGCGCGGGCCGCGCCAAGCCCGGACTGATGCGCCAGCATCTCGCGTGCGTGAAAGCCGCGGCCGAGATCAGCGGTGCGCTGGTCGAAGGCGCGGAGCTCGGTTCGCAGTCGCTGAGCTTCGCGCCCGGCCCAGTGCGCGCGGGGGACTATCGCTTCGCGATCGCCAGTGCGGGCAGTTGCATGCTGGTGCTGCAGACTGTGCTGCCGCCGCTTCTGCTGGCCGGCGCGCCAAGCACGGTGCACCTGAGCGGTGGCACGCACAACCCGATGGCGCCGCCGTTCCATTTTCTGGAGCGCGCCTTCGCGCCGCTGGTGCGGCGTCTCGGTGCCGACTTGCAACTGACACTGCGCCGCTGCGGTTTTTACCCGGCGGGTGGCGGCGAGGTCGAGGCGACGATCGTGCCCGCTTCGGGCGCGCTGCAGGCTTTCGACCTGATGGCGCGCGGCGCGCAACAGTCGGCCCATGCTGAATGCCTGGCACCGGGCCTGCCGCGCCATGTGCCGACGCGCGAGCTCGACACGCTGGGTGGCGCGATGGGATGGTCCGGCGAGCAGCTGCGCTTCGGTACGGCGCGGCAGAACGAAGGCCCGGGCAATGCGCTGATCGCCACGCTGGCTTACGAACACGTCACCGAGGTGTTCACGGCGTTCGGCGAGAAGACGCTCAGCGCCGAGCAGGTGGCGCATGGATTGGTGAAGGAACTTCGTTCGTTCCAGAAGAGCGAAGCGGCCGTCGGCCCGCACCTGGCCGACCAGCTCGCGCTGCTGCTGGCGCTCGCTGCGTGGCAGAGCCGCAAGCCCGCTGCATTCACCTGCAGCGAGGTGACGGAGCACACGCGCACCAACTGCGCGGTGATCGAGCGCTTCCTGCCGGTGCGCTTCGCGATCACCGATAGCCGCGCGGCCTCGACGGTGCAGGTCTCGCCGTCCTGA
- a CDS encoding nucleotidyltransferase domain-containing protein yields MQKEEQQEFLRSAHPIDPAMREEIMANLRAIEARHDVTVLFACESGSRGWGFASPDSDYDVRFIYVNRLPWYLTVTPRRDVIEVPISGDLDINGWDLRKALGLMRESNPTLLEWLRSPIVYRDDAVAMPRFRALSEAVFSNARAWHHYSSMAKKNFREHLQADEVRYKKYLYVLRPLLAARWIRTQPGVPPMRFADLAQHTLDAVRDAALIDEINALLEVKMRAGEAATSPRWPGIHAFIEAELAANAAEPITPLPQAEEAGLDAFLCETVQRFDAPAPSIAQEGGRA; encoded by the coding sequence ATGCAGAAAGAAGAACAACAGGAGTTCCTCCGCTCCGCGCACCCCATCGACCCCGCCATGCGCGAGGAGATCATGGCCAACCTGCGCGCCATCGAAGCGCGCCACGACGTCACCGTCCTCTTCGCCTGCGAATCCGGCAGCCGCGGCTGGGGCTTCGCTTCGCCCGACAGCGACTACGACGTGCGCTTCATCTACGTGAACCGCCTGCCGTGGTATCTCACGGTGACGCCGCGGCGCGACGTGATCGAGGTGCCGATCAGCGGTGACCTCGACATCAACGGCTGGGACCTGCGCAAGGCGCTGGGCCTGATGCGCGAGTCGAACCCTACGCTGCTGGAGTGGCTGCGCTCGCCCATCGTGTACCGCGACGACGCAGTGGCGATGCCGCGTTTTCGCGCGCTCTCGGAGGCGGTGTTTTCGAACGCGCGCGCGTGGCACCACTACAGTTCGATGGCGAAGAAGAACTTCCGCGAGCATCTGCAGGCCGACGAGGTGCGCTACAAGAAATACCTCTATGTGTTGCGCCCGCTGCTGGCCGCGCGCTGGATCCGCACGCAACCCGGCGTGCCGCCGATGCGCTTCGCAGACCTGGCGCAGCACACGCTCGATGCAGTGCGCGACGCCGCGCTCATCGACGAGATCAACGCGCTGCTCGAGGTGAAGATGCGCGCCGGCGAAGCCGCGACCAGCCCGCGCTGGCCCGGCATTCACGCGTTCATCGAAGCCGAGCTGGCGGCCAACGCCGCGGAGCCGATCACGCCGCTGCCGCAGGCTGAAGAGGCAGGGCTCGATGCGTTTCTTTGCGAGACGGTGCAGCGCTTCGATGCGCCCGCGCCGTCCATCGCACAGGAAGGAGGCCGCGCATGA
- a CDS encoding RtcB family protein: protein MEQNYKLHEVANGVPVKMWTNGVPVEDEAKKQLENAARLPIVFKHIAAMPDVHYGIGATVGSVIPTFKAIIPAAVGVDIGCGMMACKTTLNARDLPDNLGPLRSAIEKAVPHGSNPKRMGRDKGSWETPPDETDAAWAKLVEEFDLICEDYPRIKNTNNHKHLGTLGTGNHFIEVCLDEAGAVWFMLHSGSRGVGNAIGTHFIELAKKDAELHQRNLPDQDLAYFEEGAQYFGDYVRAVGWAQKFARANREVMMQRVVAAARKVITKPFEAHVEAVNCHHNYVSRETHFGEDVLVTRKGAVSAKAGELGIIPGSMGAKSYIVRGKGNPESFMSCSHGAGRKMSRTKAKKLFTVADQIAATEGVECRKDADVIDEIPMAYKGIDAVMEAQKDLVEVVYTLKQVVCVKG from the coding sequence ATGGAACAGAACTACAAACTGCATGAAGTAGCCAACGGCGTCCCCGTGAAGATGTGGACGAACGGCGTGCCCGTGGAAGACGAAGCGAAAAAGCAGCTCGAGAACGCAGCGCGCCTGCCCATCGTGTTCAAGCACATCGCCGCCATGCCCGACGTGCACTACGGCATCGGCGCGACCGTGGGTTCGGTGATCCCGACTTTCAAGGCCATCATCCCCGCCGCCGTCGGCGTGGACATCGGCTGCGGAATGATGGCCTGCAAGACCACGCTCAACGCACGCGACCTGCCCGACAACCTGGGCCCGCTGCGCTCGGCGATCGAGAAGGCCGTGCCGCACGGATCGAACCCCAAGCGCATGGGCCGCGACAAGGGCTCGTGGGAAACGCCGCCCGATGAAACCGACGCCGCCTGGGCCAAGCTGGTGGAAGAGTTCGACCTGATCTGCGAGGACTACCCGCGCATCAAGAACACGAACAACCACAAGCACCTGGGAACGCTGGGTACCGGCAACCATTTCATCGAGGTGTGCCTCGATGAAGCGGGCGCCGTGTGGTTCATGCTGCACTCGGGTTCGCGCGGCGTGGGTAACGCCATCGGCACGCACTTCATCGAACTCGCGAAGAAGGACGCCGAGCTGCACCAGCGCAACCTGCCCGACCAGGACCTGGCGTACTTCGAGGAAGGCGCCCAGTATTTCGGCGACTACGTGCGTGCGGTGGGCTGGGCCCAGAAGTTCGCGCGTGCGAACCGCGAAGTGATGATGCAGCGCGTGGTCGCGGCCGCGCGCAAGGTGATCACCAAGCCTTTCGAGGCGCACGTGGAAGCGGTGAACTGCCACCACAACTACGTGAGCCGCGAGACGCATTTCGGCGAAGACGTGCTCGTGACCCGCAAGGGCGCGGTGAGCGCGAAGGCCGGCGAACTCGGGATCATCCCCGGCAGCATGGGAGCCAAGAGCTACATCGTGCGCGGAAAGGGCAACCCCGAGAGCTTCATGAGCTGCAGCCACGGCGCCGGTCGAAAGATGAGCCGTACCAAGGCGAAGAAGCTCTTCACCGTCGCCGACCAGATCGCTGCCACGGAAGGGGTGGAATGCCGCAAGGACGCCGACGTGATCGACGAGATTCCGATGGCCTACAAGGGCATCGACGCGGTGATGGAGGCGCAGAAGGATCTGGTGGAGGTGGTCTACACGCTCAAGCAGGTGGTTTGCGTGAAGGGGTAA
- a CDS encoding vWA domain-containing protein, giving the protein MANLQLFQTQRGALLPSANALNEAGGVAYALSPKHQLAQLAATGCLNNTFYAHAQDQLDAVLALAREVDPVFVAKTAVYARRAGHMKDMPALLAATLAVRDVSLLAKVFPRVVDNGKMLRNFVQMLRSGAVGRKSLGTRPKKLVQQWLLQATEAQLLNASVGNTPSLADVVKMVHPKPAEAWRAAWFAWLIDRPYALEALPPVTQAFERFKRDRSLEVPDVPFQMLTALELDAQGWAQIAQRGSWQMVRQNLNTFARHGVFELPGLAKAVAAKLRDPQAVAKARVLPYQLMAAFTATGAEVPHVVKEALQDAMELALANVPVFEGRVVVCPDVSGSMSSPVTGHRGSATSAVRCIDVAALVAAAVLRRNADARVLPFETKVVSLQLNPRDSVMTNAAKLAAVGGGGTSCSAPLALLNKEKAKADLVVLVSDNESWADRARGRGTTTMQEWAAFKERNPTARLVCIDIQPYATTQAQERDDVLNIGGFSDEVFKLLAVYAAGGLGADHWVGVIEETSI; this is encoded by the coding sequence ATGGCCAACCTTCAACTCTTCCAGACCCAGCGCGGCGCGCTGCTGCCTTCGGCCAATGCGCTCAACGAAGCGGGTGGCGTGGCTTACGCGCTGTCGCCCAAGCACCAGCTGGCGCAGCTCGCCGCGACCGGTTGCCTGAACAACACCTTCTACGCACACGCGCAAGACCAGCTCGACGCCGTGCTGGCCCTGGCCCGCGAAGTCGATCCGGTGTTCGTCGCCAAGACGGCCGTGTACGCACGCCGTGCCGGCCACATGAAGGACATGCCCGCGCTGCTGGCCGCGACGCTGGCAGTGCGCGACGTGTCGCTGCTCGCCAAGGTGTTCCCCCGCGTGGTGGACAACGGCAAGATGCTGCGCAACTTCGTGCAGATGCTGCGTTCGGGTGCCGTGGGCCGCAAGTCGCTCGGTACGCGTCCGAAGAAGCTTGTGCAGCAATGGCTGCTCCAAGCGACCGAGGCGCAACTGCTGAACGCCTCGGTGGGCAACACGCCTTCGCTGGCCGACGTGGTGAAGATGGTTCACCCCAAGCCCGCGGAAGCATGGCGCGCCGCGTGGTTCGCATGGCTGATCGATCGTCCGTATGCGCTGGAGGCGCTGCCCCCGGTGACGCAGGCGTTCGAACGCTTCAAGCGCGACCGTTCGCTCGAGGTGCCCGACGTTCCGTTCCAGATGCTGACCGCGCTGGAGCTCGATGCCCAGGGCTGGGCGCAGATCGCGCAGCGTGGATCGTGGCAGATGGTGCGTCAGAACCTGAACACCTTTGCGCGCCACGGCGTGTTCGAGCTGCCGGGCCTCGCCAAAGCAGTGGCTGCCAAGCTGCGTGACCCGCAGGCCGTGGCCAAGGCGCGTGTGCTGCCGTATCAGCTGATGGCGGCCTTCACTGCCACCGGCGCCGAGGTGCCGCATGTGGTGAAGGAAGCGCTGCAGGACGCGATGGAACTCGCGCTGGCCAACGTGCCGGTGTTCGAGGGCCGCGTGGTGGTGTGCCCCGACGTGTCGGGCTCGATGAGCTCGCCAGTGACGGGTCACCGCGGTTCTGCAACTTCGGCGGTGCGCTGCATCGACGTGGCTGCGCTGGTCGCTGCCGCCGTGCTGCGCCGCAATGCGGATGCGCGTGTGCTGCCCTTCGAGACGAAGGTGGTGTCGCTCCAACTGAATCCGCGTGATTCGGTGATGACCAACGCGGCCAAGCTGGCGGCGGTGGGTGGCGGCGGTACCTCGTGCAGCGCGCCGCTGGCATTGCTGAACAAGGAGAAGGCCAAGGCCGATCTGGTGGTGCTGGTGTCCGACAACGAATCGTGGGCCGACCGTGCACGTGGCCGCGGGACCACGACGATGCAGGAATGGGCGGCGTTCAAGGAGCGCAACCCGACGGCGCGGCTGGTGTGCATCGACATCCAGCCCTATGCGACCACCCAGGCGCAGGAGCGTGACGATGTGCTGAACATCGGCGGCTTCAGCGACGAAGTGTTCAAGCTGCTGGCGGTGTATGCCGCGGGCGGCCTGGGCGCCGACCACTGGGTGGGTGTGATCGAAGAGACTTCGATCTGA
- the rtcR gene encoding RNA repair transcriptional activator RtcR: protein MKKPIVVIGFLGTQLDAGQGAGRWNKWRPTVSLAQHEDMVVARMELLYTLRHKALAEVVKADIATVSPETTVNLVPLDLEDPWDFGEVYTRLYDWARAYPFDTEREQYWTHITTGTHVAQICMFLLSESRVVPGVLAQTSPPKKQREGEGGKCTLIDLDLSRYDVIARRFDAEQRDAVAFLKSGIATRNARFNALIDEIERVAVRSRAPILLVGPTGAGKSFLARRMFELKQARHQMTGPFVEVNCATLRGDGAASTLFGHKKGSFTGAASDRPGLLRTANQGALFLDEIGELGPDEQAMLLKAIEEKRFFPVGADKEVESDFQLIAGTNRDLRSDVAEGRFREDLFARINLWTYDLPGLAQRPEDIEPNVDHLLAIHAAENHRVVRFNAEARAAYLRFAQSGEAIWSGNFRDLSASVTRLATLADGGRIPVALVEAEIARLRWLWKRGGPAAAVSGDVDLDALLGEERVAALDLFDRLQLEAVVRVCKQARSLSDAGRQLFQASREQRSVVNDADRLRKYLAKHGIEWGRLAEA, encoded by the coding sequence ATGAAGAAACCCATCGTCGTCATCGGCTTCCTCGGCACCCAACTCGATGCCGGCCAGGGCGCGGGCCGCTGGAACAAGTGGCGTCCCACCGTCTCGCTCGCGCAGCACGAGGACATGGTCGTCGCGCGCATGGAGCTGCTCTACACGCTGCGCCACAAGGCGCTGGCCGAGGTGGTGAAGGCGGACATCGCCACCGTATCGCCCGAGACCACCGTCAACCTCGTGCCGCTCGACCTCGAAGACCCATGGGACTTCGGCGAGGTCTACACGCGCCTGTACGACTGGGCGCGCGCCTACCCCTTCGACACCGAGCGCGAGCAGTACTGGACGCACATCACCACCGGCACGCACGTCGCGCAGATCTGCATGTTCCTGCTGTCGGAATCGCGCGTGGTGCCGGGCGTGCTCGCGCAGACCTCGCCGCCGAAGAAGCAGCGCGAGGGCGAAGGCGGCAAGTGCACGCTGATCGACCTCGACCTCTCGCGCTACGACGTGATCGCGCGGCGCTTCGATGCGGAGCAGCGCGACGCGGTCGCGTTCCTCAAGAGCGGCATCGCCACGCGCAACGCGCGCTTCAACGCGCTGATCGACGAGATCGAGCGCGTGGCCGTGCGCTCGCGCGCGCCGATATTGCTGGTGGGGCCGACTGGCGCGGGCAAGTCGTTCCTGGCGCGGCGCATGTTCGAGCTGAAGCAGGCGCGCCACCAGATGACCGGGCCGTTCGTGGAGGTGAACTGCGCCACGCTGCGCGGCGACGGCGCGGCTTCCACCTTGTTCGGCCACAAGAAGGGATCGTTCACCGGGGCCGCGAGCGATCGCCCCGGCTTGCTGCGCACCGCGAACCAAGGCGCGCTGTTCCTCGACGAGATCGGTGAACTCGGCCCCGACGAGCAGGCGATGCTGCTGAAGGCCATCGAAGAAAAGCGCTTCTTTCCGGTGGGCGCGGACAAGGAAGTGGAAAGCGACTTCCAGCTCATCGCCGGCACCAACCGCGACCTGCGCAGCGATGTGGCCGAAGGACGGTTCCGCGAAGACCTGTTCGCGCGGATCAACCTCTGGACGTATGACCTCCCCGGCCTCGCGCAACGGCCCGAAGACATCGAGCCGAATGTCGATCACTTGCTGGCCATTCACGCGGCCGAAAACCATCGCGTGGTGCGCTTCAACGCCGAAGCGCGAGCGGCGTACCTGCGCTTTGCGCAGAGCGGCGAGGCGATCTGGAGCGGCAACTTCCGCGACCTGTCGGCGAGCGTGACGCGGCTCGCGACGCTGGCGGATGGCGGGCGGATTCCGGTGGCGCTGGTGGAGGCGGAGATTGCACGGTTGCGGTGGCTGTGGAAGCGCGGTGGGCCGGCAGCGGCGGTCAGTGGCGATGTGGATCTGGATGCGTTGCTGGGTGAAGAGCGCGTGGCTGCGCTCGACTTGTTCGACCGGCTGCAGCTTGAAGCGGTGGTGCGGGTGTGCAAGCAGGCGCGCAGCTTGTCCGATGCAGGGCGTCAGCTGTTCCAGGCATCACGCGAGCAGCGCAGCGTGGTGAACGATGCGGACCGCCTCCGCAAGTACCTGGCGAAGCACGGCATCGAATGGGGCCGCCTCGCCGAGGCCTGA
- a CDS encoding low molecular weight protein tyrosine phosphatase family protein, producing MTTPARNVLFICSRNQWRSPTAEQLWRRHPQIAARSAGTSPNARHRVSFDDIEWADVILVMEEKHKSRLVAEFTRMLEGKPIHVLDIPDEYKYMDPELVDELQRSVGSILDID from the coding sequence ATGACCACCCCTGCGCGCAACGTCCTCTTCATCTGCAGCCGCAACCAATGGCGCAGCCCCACCGCCGAACAACTCTGGCGCCGGCATCCGCAGATCGCGGCGCGCTCAGCGGGCACCAGTCCGAATGCGCGACACAGGGTCTCATTCGACGACATCGAATGGGCCGACGTCATCCTCGTGATGGAAGAAAAGCACAAGTCGCGGCTCGTGGCCGAGTTCACGCGGATGCTGGAGGGCAAGCCCATCCACGTGCTCGACATCCCCGACGAATACAAATACATGGACCCCGAGCTTGTCGACGAACTCCAGCGCTCGGTTGGCTCCATCCTCGACATCGATTGA
- a CDS encoding exonuclease: MTELYISTDVESDGPIPGPNSMLSFGSAAYTADKQLISTFSANLETLPGAEADPKTAAWWQTQPEAWAACRTDLQDPTRAMKNYVAWLNGLPARPVFVAYPAGFDFLFVYWYLMRFAGESPFSHSALDVKSFAMAMLKLDYRDSTKRAMPKRWFDKLPHTHIALDDAIEQGALFCNMLAENRKAAGQP; the protein is encoded by the coding sequence ATGACCGAGCTCTACATCAGCACCGACGTCGAATCCGATGGCCCCATCCCCGGCCCGAACTCGATGCTCAGCTTCGGCTCGGCCGCCTACACGGCCGACAAGCAACTCATCTCCACCTTCAGCGCCAACCTCGAAACCTTGCCCGGCGCCGAAGCCGACCCGAAGACCGCCGCGTGGTGGCAAACCCAGCCCGAGGCCTGGGCCGCCTGCCGCACCGACCTGCAGGACCCAACGCGCGCCATGAAGAACTACGTGGCCTGGCTCAACGGCCTGCCCGCGCGACCGGTATTCGTGGCGTATCCCGCGGGCTTCGACTTCCTGTTCGTCTACTGGTACCTCATGCGCTTTGCGGGCGAGAGCCCGTTCAGCCATTCGGCGCTCGACGTCAAGTCGTTCGCGATGGCGATGCTCAAGCTCGACTACCGCGACAGCACCAAGCGCGCGATGCCCAAGCGCTGGTTCGACAAGCTGCCGCACACGCACATCGCGCTGGACGATGCCATCGAGCAAGGCGCGCTCTTCTGCAACATGCTCGCGGAAAACCGCAAGGCCGCGGGCCAGCCATGA
- a CDS encoding alpha/beta hydrolase produces MTTAPIRRWWKLALCAVPLFLGGCVQSMFYYPDRVRYETPDALGLRYESVQFQSADGTRLTGWFIPAVGRQKNPKEAKGTVVHFHGNAQNMSTHWRFVAWLPKQDYNVFVFDYRGYGESEGEPEPKGVFEDSNAALNHVRSRGDVDAQRLFVFGQSLGGTNAIAVVGSGNRAGVKAAAIESTFYSYSSIANDKLSGAGLLVSDSYAASKHVAAISPIPLLLIHGTADHVIPHAHSQRLLADAREPKRLIEVPAAGHLEPMSSPRFGTTYQQALADFFDASLRSTTP; encoded by the coding sequence ATGACCACAGCGCCGATCCGTCGCTGGTGGAAGCTCGCGCTGTGCGCGGTGCCACTGTTCCTGGGCGGCTGCGTGCAGTCGATGTTCTATTACCCCGACCGCGTGCGCTACGAAACGCCCGACGCGCTCGGCCTGCGCTACGAGAGCGTGCAGTTTCAGAGTGCCGACGGCACGCGCCTCACTGGCTGGTTCATTCCCGCCGTGGGCCGGCAGAAGAACCCGAAGGAGGCCAAGGGCACGGTGGTTCATTTCCACGGCAATGCGCAGAACATGTCGACGCACTGGCGCTTCGTGGCGTGGCTGCCCAAGCAGGACTACAACGTGTTCGTGTTCGACTACCGCGGCTACGGCGAATCCGAAGGCGAGCCGGAGCCCAAGGGCGTGTTCGAAGATTCGAATGCCGCGCTCAACCACGTGCGCTCGCGCGGCGATGTGGATGCGCAGCGCCTCTTCGTCTTCGGGCAGAGCCTGGGCGGCACCAACGCGATCGCGGTCGTCGGTTCGGGCAACCGCGCCGGCGTGAAAGCGGCGGCCATCGAATCGACTTTCTATTCGTATTCGTCGATCGCGAACGACAAGCTTTCGGGCGCGGGCCTGCTGGTGAGCGACAGCTATGCGGCCTCGAAGCACGTCGCGGCCATCTCGCCGATTCCGCTGCTGCTGATCCACGGCACGGCCGACCACGTGATTCCCCATGCGCATTCGCAACGTCTCCTGGCCGATGCGCGCGAGCCCAAGCGGCTGATCGAAGTGCCGGCCGCCGGTCACCTCGAGCCGATGTCATCGCCGCGCTTCGGCACCACCTACCAGCAGGCGCTGGCGGATTTCTTCGACGCATCGCTGCGTTCGACTACCCCATGA